A single genomic interval of Shewanella halotolerans harbors:
- a CDS encoding L-serine ammonia-lyase — MISVFDMFKIGIGPSSSHTVGPMKAGNIFIQDLEKHGHLAETDELRSELFGSLGQTGKGHGTGKAVILGLMGEAPETVDTDKIDATLAQVNDTQTLTMPNNKVVRFSREDGITYHRRKSLPAHANAMTLYAYAKGNCIYQRTYYSVGGGFILDEDEILAQDASPASPIEAAPYDFNSAAELLDMCVENGLSISALMMENELSIASEKEVKERLWTIWQTMKSCVERGYQKEGILPGGLKLRRRAPALYRRLKAESKTVVDPLTAMDWVDLFALAVNEQNAAGDRVVTAPTNGAAGIIPAVLCYYDTFVQEVDLDICCQYLLTAAAIGILYKKNASISGAEVGCQGEVGVACSMAAAALTEIMGGTVEHVENAAEIGMEHNLGLTCDPVGGLVQVPCIERNAMGAVKAINASRLAMRGDGNHKVSLDKVIKTMMDTGKDMRSKYKETAKGGLAVNIVEC; from the coding sequence GAGCTGAGATCTGAGCTGTTTGGCTCACTCGGCCAAACCGGTAAGGGCCACGGCACGGGTAAGGCCGTGATCTTAGGCCTGATGGGCGAAGCCCCTGAAACCGTTGATACCGACAAGATCGATGCCACCCTGGCACAGGTGAACGACACGCAAACCTTAACCATGCCAAACAACAAGGTGGTTCGTTTCAGCCGTGAAGATGGCATTACCTACCACAGACGCAAGAGCCTGCCGGCCCATGCTAATGCCATGACCCTCTACGCCTATGCCAAGGGCAACTGCATCTACCAGCGCACCTATTACTCGGTCGGTGGCGGCTTCATCTTAGATGAAGATGAGATCCTGGCCCAGGATGCTTCGCCAGCCTCCCCTATCGAAGCCGCGCCCTATGACTTTAACAGCGCCGCCGAGCTGCTGGATATGTGTGTCGAGAACGGCCTGAGCATCTCTGCGCTGATGATGGAAAACGAACTCTCTATCGCCAGCGAGAAAGAGGTGAAAGAGCGCCTGTGGACTATATGGCAGACCATGAAGAGCTGCGTCGAGCGTGGCTATCAGAAGGAAGGCATACTCCCGGGCGGGTTGAAACTCAGACGCCGCGCCCCGGCGCTTTATCGTCGCCTCAAGGCCGAGAGCAAGACAGTGGTCGATCCGCTCACCGCCATGGACTGGGTCGATCTGTTTGCCCTGGCCGTGAACGAACAAAATGCCGCCGGCGATCGCGTGGTGACTGCGCCGACTAACGGCGCCGCCGGCATCATCCCAGCCGTACTCTGCTACTACGACACCTTCGTTCAAGAGGTGGATCTGGATATCTGCTGTCAGTACCTGCTGACCGCAGCCGCCATCGGCATTCTCTACAAGAAGAATGCCTCAATCTCAGGCGCCGAGGTGGGCTGTCAGGGTGAAGTCGGCGTGGCATGCTCTATGGCTGCCGCCGCGCTCACCGAGATCATGGGCGGCACAGTTGAACATGTGGAGAACGCCGCCGAGATCGGCATGGAGCACAACCTGGGACTGACCTGCGACCCAGTCGGCGGCCTGGTGCAGGTGCCCTGCATCGAGCGTAACGCCATGGGCGCGGTCAAGGCGATCAACGCCTCCCGCCTGGCGATGCGCGGCGACGGCAACCATAAGGTCTCTCTGGATAAGGTGATCAAGACCATGATGGATACCGGCAAGGATATGCGCAGCAAATACAAGGAAACCGCCAAGGGCGGCCTGGCGGTTAACATAGTCGAGTGTTAA
- the tnpA gene encoding IS200/IS605 family transposase — MSRYESASHVFYRCQYHIVWTPKYRFKILRGNVGKELYRSIYVFCSMKKCSVVELNVQVDHVHLVVRTPPSLSVSELMGTLKGRTAIRLFNKFPYLRKKKLWGNHFWQRGYFVDSVGANEEIIRRYVKHQDRKAKEDAERQQQLELS, encoded by the coding sequence ATGAGCAGATATGAATCCGCTTCTCACGTTTTCTATCGTTGCCAGTATCACATTGTGTGGACCCCGAAGTATAGATTTAAGATTTTGAGAGGAAATGTTGGCAAGGAGCTCTATCGAAGTATTTATGTGTTTTGTAGCATGAAGAAATGTTCTGTTGTGGAATTGAATGTTCAAGTAGATCACGTACATCTTGTGGTAAGAACTCCTCCAAGCTTGAGTGTTTCAGAGCTAATGGGGACTTTGAAAGGTCGTACGGCGATAAGGTTATTTAATAAATTTCCATACTTACGAAAGAAGAAGTTATGGGGTAACCATTTCTGGCAGAGAGGATATTTTGTAGATTCAGTTGGTGCCAACGAAGAGATAATTAGAAGATACGTAAAGCATCAGGATAGAAAAGCTAAAGAAGATGCAGAACGTCAGCAACAACTTGAGCTTTCATAA
- the cysB gene encoding HTH-type transcriptional regulator CysB, whose product MKLQQLRYIAEVVNHNLNVSATAENLYTSQPGISKQVRMLEDELGIQIFGRSGKHLTHVTPAGQQVINIANDILGKVESIKKVAEEYTKPDQGELNIATTDTQARYALPGIIRAFIDRYPKVNLHMHQGTPSQISELAARGDADFAIATEGMHLYTDLIMLPCYHWNRSIVVTKDHPLASRTQISIEDLGRFPLVTYVFGFDRESEIEKAFNRAGIDPRVVFTATSADVLKTYVRLGLGVGVIASMAVDPVIDKDLVAIDASHLFAHSTTKIGFRKGNFLRNYMYEFIEHFAPHLTKDIVEKAVALRDPQLIENLFADVELPIR is encoded by the coding sequence ATGAAGCTGCAACAACTCAGATACATTGCCGAAGTGGTAAATCACAACCTTAACGTGTCGGCGACCGCTGAGAACCTCTACACCTCTCAGCCTGGGATCAGTAAACAGGTACGAATGCTCGAAGATGAACTGGGTATTCAGATCTTCGGCCGTAGCGGTAAGCATCTGACTCATGTGACGCCAGCCGGTCAGCAGGTGATCAATATCGCCAACGATATATTGGGTAAGGTCGAGAGCATCAAGAAGGTTGCTGAGGAGTATACCAAGCCGGATCAGGGTGAGCTGAATATTGCCACTACAGATACCCAGGCACGATATGCCTTGCCGGGGATCATCCGTGCCTTTATCGACCGCTACCCTAAGGTGAATCTACACATGCATCAGGGCACGCCTTCGCAGATTAGCGAGTTGGCGGCGAGAGGCGATGCAGATTTTGCCATCGCCACCGAGGGGATGCACCTTTATACGGACCTCATCATGCTGCCTTGTTACCACTGGAATCGCTCCATTGTGGTGACAAAAGATCATCCGTTGGCTTCACGGACTCAGATCAGCATTGAAGACTTAGGTCGTTTCCCGCTGGTGACCTATGTGTTTGGTTTCGATAGGGAGTCTGAAATTGAGAAGGCCTTCAACCGCGCCGGTATCGACCCTAGGGTGGTGTTTACCGCGACCAGTGCCGATGTGCTCAAGACTTATGTCAGATTGGGCCTAGGGGTTGGGGTGATCGCCTCAATGGCGGTGGACCCTGTGATAGATAAAGATTTAGTGGCCATAGATGCCAGCCATCTGTTTGCCCACAGCACCACTAAGATAGGTTTTAGGAAGGGCAATTTCCTGCGCAATTATATGTATGAGTTTATTGAGCATTTTGCGCCGCACCTGACCAAAGATATTGTCGAGAAGGCGGTAGCCCTTAGAGACCCTCAGCTGATTGAAAACCTGTTTGCGGATGTGGAGCTGCCGATCCGTTAA
- the pdxH gene encoding pyridoxamine 5'-phosphate oxidase: MSNLSDIRREYTLGGLHREELPYNPMVLFEKWIEQIRDSEILPDPTAMSVATVDAEGQPFQRIVLLKRFDDDGFVFFTNLASRKAEQIAHNNKVSLLFPWHALERQVAVTGVAEQLSTTEVLKYFMTRPKESQIAAWVSKQSSKISARQALESKFAEMKAKFSQGEVPLPKFWGGYRVRPSSIEFWQGGEYRLHDRFLYTRKEPSNKEGGWDIDRLAP; this comes from the coding sequence ATGTCGAACTTAAGTGATATTAGACGAGAATACACCCTGGGCGGGCTGCACCGAGAGGAGCTGCCCTACAACCCCATGGTGCTGTTTGAGAAGTGGATTGAGCAGATTAGGGATTCGGAGATCCTGCCAGATCCCACGGCCATGTCGGTGGCAACCGTCGATGCCGAGGGCCAGCCTTTTCAGCGTATCGTGCTCTTAAAACGTTTCGATGACGACGGCTTTGTGTTTTTCACTAACCTGGCTAGTCGAAAGGCGGAGCAGATAGCCCACAACAACAAGGTAAGTCTGCTGTTTCCCTGGCACGCCCTGGAGCGTCAGGTGGCGGTGACAGGTGTGGCGGAGCAGCTTTCGACCACTGAGGTGCTGAAGTACTTCATGACGCGGCCCAAAGAGAGTCAGATCGCCGCCTGGGTGTCGAAGCAATCGAGCAAGATCTCGGCGCGCCAAGCGCTGGAGAGTAAGTTTGCCGAGATGAAGGCCAAGTTCAGTCAGGGTGAGGTGCCGTTGCCTAAGTTTTGGGGCGGTTACCGTGTGCGTCCTAGTAGCATAGAATTCTGGCAGGGCGGTGAATATCGTCTGCACGATCGTTTCCTCTATACCCGTAAAGAGCCAAGCAATAAAGAAGGCGGTTGGGATATCGACCGTCTGGCGCCTTAA
- the speB gene encoding agmatinase, whose protein sequence is MTTIADKPDYSLYSNAFGYLRQPLDFKPLESDADVVVIGLPFDMATTGRSGGRMGPGAIRQASVNLAWEECRWPWDFKLSDHLKMVDAGDLVFDCGDAADFTQRVEDFATAVLDSGKALMSFGGDHFVTLPLLRAHYKKHGKMALLHFDAHTDTYSQGSKYDHGTMFFHAPNEGIIDASHSVQVGIRTEYDKPSHLFKVIDAAAANEMTADEIVAQIKDRVGDMPLYVTFDIDCLDPAFAPGTGTPVCGGLTSDKAMKIIRGLRGMNVVGMDVVEVAPAYDSAEITALAGATLGLEMLHVWACAHKK, encoded by the coding sequence ATGACCACTATTGCAGATAAGCCTGATTACTCGCTTTACTCAAATGCATTTGGTTATTTAAGACAGCCACTGGATTTTAAACCGCTTGAGAGCGATGCCGATGTGGTGGTAATAGGTTTGCCATTCGATATGGCCACTACGGGCCGCTCTGGCGGCCGTATGGGCCCTGGCGCTATCCGTCAGGCGTCGGTCAATCTGGCCTGGGAAGAGTGCCGCTGGCCATGGGATTTTAAGTTGTCCGATCACCTAAAAATGGTCGATGCGGGCGATCTGGTGTTCGATTGCGGTGATGCCGCCGATTTCACCCAACGTGTCGAAGACTTCGCGACGGCCGTGCTCGACTCTGGCAAGGCGCTAATGAGCTTTGGCGGCGACCACTTCGTGACCCTGCCGCTGCTGCGTGCGCATTACAAGAAGCATGGCAAGATGGCGCTGCTGCATTTCGATGCGCACACAGACACCTATAGCCAGGGCAGCAAGTATGACCACGGCACCATGTTCTTCCATGCACCAAATGAGGGGATCATCGATGCTTCTCACTCAGTGCAGGTGGGGATCCGTACCGAGTATGACAAGCCAAGCCATCTGTTCAAGGTGATCGATGCGGCCGCCGCTAACGAGATGACTGCCGATGAGATAGTGGCTCAGATTAAAGATCGTGTCGGTGATATGCCATTGTATGTCACCTTCGATATCGACTGTCTGGATCCAGCCTTTGCGCCGGGCACCGGGACGCCGGTATGTGGCGGTCTCACCAGCGATAAGGCGATGAAGATCATTCGCGGCCTGCGTGGCATGAATGTTGTGGGTATGGATGTGGTCGAAGTTGCGCCAGCCTACGACAGCGCCGAGATCACCGCACTGGCCGGGGCTACCTTAGGCCTTGAGATGCTACACGTTTGGGCCTGCGCCCATAAGAAGTAG
- a CDS encoding adenosylmethionine decarboxylase, whose product MYFEGAEKRLSLTLAADCASLRALGDEYWRRALAKSDTEILSKLSSEQCDAYLLSESSLFVWHDSLVLITCGNTRLIETVLSLVESLGCDQIASLSYQRKSEILPALQTSRFEEDIARLGTMLSGAAYRIGHLDGHHHQIFFSGSKVGLKPAQTVQMYHIRGELADYLLSDGQTIAGIASRLNLSQLLSGFDIDAHLFSPLGYSLNALRGEDYFTVHITPQEASSYVSLETNLSLGAGLNGIVGELLNRLNPVSWDLAGYEAEAPAYCAEQYSLEARGELVLADGQGLYIKHYKQRDCEQLLPVAL is encoded by the coding sequence ATGTATTTTGAAGGGGCGGAGAAGCGCTTATCGCTGACGCTGGCGGCGGATTGTGCGTCGCTAAGGGCGTTGGGCGATGAGTACTGGCGCCGAGCCCTGGCCAAGAGTGATACAGAGATCCTCTCCAAGCTGAGCAGTGAGCAGTGCGATGCTTATCTGCTCAGCGAATCCAGCCTGTTTGTCTGGCACGATAGCCTGGTGCTGATCACTTGTGGCAACACCCGGCTAATCGAGACCGTACTTTCCTTGGTGGAATCACTGGGTTGCGATCAGATAGCCAGCCTGAGCTATCAGCGTAAGAGCGAGATCTTACCCGCCTTACAGACCAGCCGCTTCGAAGAAGATATCGCCCGGCTTGGTACAATGCTAAGCGGCGCCGCCTACCGCATAGGCCATTTAGATGGTCATCACCATCAGATTTTCTTCTCTGGCAGTAAGGTAGGGCTTAAACCCGCGCAGACGGTGCAGATGTACCATATTCGAGGTGAACTGGCCGATTATCTGCTCAGCGATGGGCAAACGATAGCGGGGATAGCCAGTCGGCTTAATTTATCTCAGCTACTGAGCGGTTTTGATATTGATGCGCACCTGTTCTCGCCACTTGGTTATTCCCTCAACGCCCTTAGGGGAGAAGACTATTTCACGGTGCACATCACCCCGCAAGAGGCGAGCTCCTATGTGAGCCTGGAAACGAATTTGTCGCTCGGCGCAGGGCTTAACGGTATAGTAGGTGAGTTGTTAAACCGCTTAAATCCGGTAAGCTGGGACCTGGCAGGATATGAGGCCGAGGCGCCGGCATACTGCGCCGAGCAGTATAGCCTCGAGGCCCGGGGTGAACTTGTCTTGGCGGATGGCCAAGGCCTTTATATAAAACACTATAAACAGCGCGATTGTGAGCAATTGCTGCCCGTTGCGTTGTGA
- the speA gene encoding biosynthetic arginine decarboxylase produces the protein MSNWSIKDAYVGYNVNYWSSGLYGISEAGEVTVSPDPNHPEHTIGLNELAKDMVKSGVALPVLVRFPQILHHRVNSLCNAFNQAITRYDYQSDYLLVYPIKVNQQQTVVEEILASQVSKEVPQLGLEAGSKPELMAVLAMAQKASSVIICNGYKDVEYIRLALIGEKLGHQVYIVLEKLSELKVVLEEAKKLGVTPRLGLRVRLAFQGKGKWQASGGEKSKFGLSAAQVLNVINSLKDEDMLDSLQLLHFHLGSQIANIRDIRSGVSEAGRFYCELQKMGANVKCFDVGGGLAVDYDGTRSQSSNSMNYGLTEYANNIVSVLNDMCREHDQPMPRLISESGRYLTAHHAVLITDVIGTEAYKPEDLQAPDEEAPQQLKNMWDSWGEVSGRADQRALIEIYHDVQSDLAEVHSLFALGQMSLSDRAWAEQMNLRVCYELKGVMSGKYRFHRPVIDELNEKLADKFFVNFSLFQSLPDAWGIDQVFPVMPLSGLDKKPERRAVMLDITCDSDGTVDQYVDGQGIETTLPVPAWSAESPYLIGFFLVGAYQEILGDMHNLFGDTNSAVVRLDDDGLVNIESVLAGDTVADVLRYVNLDAVSFMRTYEELVNLHIQEDERANILEELQIGLKGYTYLEDFS, from the coding sequence ATGAGTAATTGGTCTATTAAAGATGCTTATGTTGGTTATAACGTTAATTACTGGAGCTCTGGGCTCTACGGCATAAGCGAGGCCGGTGAGGTGACGGTGTCCCCCGATCCTAATCATCCTGAGCACACTATAGGGTTAAATGAACTCGCTAAGGATATGGTGAAATCCGGCGTGGCCTTGCCTGTGTTGGTGCGCTTCCCGCAGATCTTGCATCACAGAGTCAACAGCCTGTGTAATGCCTTCAATCAGGCAATCACCCGTTATGACTATCAGTCAGACTATCTGCTTGTCTACCCCATCAAGGTGAACCAACAGCAAACTGTGGTCGAAGAGATCCTGGCAAGTCAGGTGTCTAAAGAGGTGCCACAGTTGGGTCTTGAGGCCGGCAGTAAGCCTGAGCTGATGGCGGTACTCGCCATGGCGCAGAAGGCCAGCTCGGTGATCATCTGTAACGGCTACAAAGATGTGGAGTATATCCGCCTGGCGCTGATCGGCGAGAAGCTTGGCCATCAGGTCTATATCGTGCTCGAGAAGCTGTCTGAGCTGAAAGTCGTCCTCGAAGAAGCCAAGAAACTGGGCGTGACCCCGCGTCTGGGTCTGCGCGTGCGTCTGGCTTTCCAGGGCAAGGGCAAGTGGCAAGCCAGCGGCGGCGAGAAGTCTAAGTTTGGTCTGTCTGCGGCGCAGGTGCTGAACGTGATCAATTCACTGAAAGACGAAGACATGCTCGACAGCCTACAGTTGCTGCATTTCCACCTGGGATCGCAAATCGCTAACATCCGCGATATCCGCAGCGGTGTGAGCGAGGCGGGCCGTTTCTACTGTGAACTGCAGAAGATGGGCGCCAACGTTAAATGTTTCGACGTGGGTGGCGGCCTGGCGGTGGACTATGACGGTACCCGCAGCCAGAGTAGTAACTCGATGAACTATGGCCTGACCGAATACGCCAACAACATCGTCAGCGTGCTGAACGACATGTGTCGCGAACACGATCAGCCAATGCCGCGTCTGATCTCTGAGTCTGGTCGTTACCTGACGGCTCACCACGCTGTGTTGATCACCGATGTGATTGGCACCGAGGCTTATAAGCCTGAAGATCTGCAAGCGCCGGATGAAGAAGCGCCGCAGCAGCTCAAAAACATGTGGGATTCATGGGGCGAGGTGAGTGGCCGCGCCGATCAACGCGCCCTTATCGAGATCTACCATGATGTACAGAGCGACCTGGCCGAGGTGCACTCGCTGTTTGCCCTGGGACAGATGAGCCTGTCCGACAGAGCCTGGGCAGAGCAGATGAACCTGCGTGTCTGTTACGAGCTGAAGGGGGTGATGAGCGGTAAGTATCGTTTCCACCGCCCGGTGATCGATGAGCTTAACGAGAAGCTGGCCGACAAGTTCTTCGTGAACTTCTCGCTGTTCCAGTCGCTGCCAGATGCCTGGGGTATCGATCAGGTGTTCCCTGTGATGCCGTTAAGTGGTCTGGATAAGAAACCTGAGCGCCGCGCCGTGATGCTGGACATCACCTGTGACTCAGACGGCACTGTGGATCAGTACGTAGATGGTCAGGGTATCGAAACCACACTGCCGGTACCTGCGTGGAGCGCTGAGAGCCCATATCTTATCGGTTTCTTCCTGGTGGGTGCCTATCAGGAGATCCTCGGGGATATGCATAACCTGTTCGGCGATACTAATTCTGCCGTGGTGCGTCTGGACGACGATGGCCTGGTGAATATCGAGTCGGTTCTGGCCGGTGATACGGTTGCCGATGTATTGCGTTACGTTAACCTGGACGCCGTCTCTTTCATGCGTACCTATGAGGAGCTGGTGAACCTGCATATTCAGGAAGATGAGCGCGCCAATATTCTCGAAGAGCTGCAGATTGGACTGAAGGGCTACACCTATCTGGAAGATTTCTCCTGA
- a CDS encoding CvfB family protein produces MIEIGKRCTLEIVKRVDFGVYLNAHEFGQVLLPNKVAPQGCEVGDSVEVFLYLDSEDMVIATTKRPKAQVGQFAYLKAVATGPYGAFLDWGLDKDLMLPFGEQHREIEVGRSYLVYVYVNSADDRIVASSKIDKFLDRTPPPYRNGQEVSLIIAGTTDLGYKAIVDNGHWGVLYKNEVYQPLKFGQRIKGFIKRVRSDDKIDLILQRGAKEELDKHATAILMKLNQAGGFLPLTDKTDAEVIYAELAMSKKAFKKSIGGLYKQQKIAIEANGIRLTE; encoded by the coding sequence ATGATAGAGATAGGAAAGCGCTGCACCTTAGAGATCGTCAAACGCGTCGATTTTGGGGTGTACTTAAATGCCCATGAATTCGGCCAGGTATTACTGCCAAATAAGGTTGCCCCTCAAGGCTGCGAAGTAGGCGATAGCGTCGAGGTCTTCCTCTATCTGGACTCAGAAGATATGGTGATCGCCACCACCAAGCGTCCCAAGGCGCAGGTAGGCCAATTTGCCTACCTTAAGGCAGTCGCGACCGGTCCTTACGGCGCCTTCTTGGATTGGGGCCTGGATAAAGATCTCATGTTGCCCTTCGGTGAGCAGCACAGGGAGATCGAGGTGGGACGCTCTTATCTGGTCTATGTCTATGTTAACAGCGCCGACGATCGCATCGTGGCCTCATCGAAGATAGACAAGTTCCTCGACCGCACGCCACCACCCTATCGCAACGGCCAAGAGGTGAGCCTGATCATTGCCGGCACCACAGACCTTGGCTACAAGGCCATCGTCGACAATGGCCACTGGGGTGTGCTGTATAAGAATGAGGTGTATCAGCCCCTCAAGTTTGGCCAGCGCATCAAAGGTTTCATCAAGCGCGTCAGAAGTGACGACAAGATCGACCTGATCTTGCAGCGCGGCGCCAAAGAGGAGCTGGACAAGCACGCTACCGCCATCTTGATGAAACTCAACCAGGCCGGCGGCTTCCTGCCCCTCACCGACAAGACAGATGCCGAGGTGATCTACGCCGAGCTTGCCATGAGTAAGAAGGCCTTCAAGAAGAGCATCGGCGGCCTCTACAAGCAGCAGAAGATCGCCATCGAGGCAAACGGTATCCGCCTGACTGAATAG
- a CDS encoding YceH family protein, whose protein sequence is MKLTSHEARVIGCLLEKEKTTPEQYPLSLNGLTLACNQKSSREPVMNLSEADTQAALDSLAKKRLVAEQSGFGSRVVKYKHRFCNTEFSDLQLSEDKVAIICLLLLRGPQTAGELRTRSNRLYGFNDVAQVEQALNSLAQMEPALVRQLPREPGKRESRFIELISEAEAQLDTQLATQLAPELGQASSQANDELVERVALLEQQVAELKQQVAELLGKI, encoded by the coding sequence ATGAAACTCACCTCCCATGAAGCGCGTGTGATAGGTTGTCTACTGGAAAAAGAGAAGACAACGCCAGAGCAATATCCCCTCTCCCTCAACGGCCTCACTTTGGCCTGTAACCAAAAATCGAGCCGTGAGCCTGTGATGAACCTGTCGGAAGCTGACACCCAGGCCGCACTGGACTCTCTGGCGAAGAAACGCCTGGTGGCCGAACAGAGTGGTTTCGGCTCGCGCGTCGTCAAATACAAGCACAGATTCTGCAACACCGAATTTAGCGATCTCCAGCTGAGCGAAGACAAGGTCGCCATCATCTGTCTCTTGCTGTTAAGAGGACCGCAGACCGCAGGTGAGCTGAGAACCCGCAGCAATCGCCTATATGGCTTTAACGATGTCGCCCAGGTCGAGCAAGCCCTCAACAGCCTAGCGCAGATGGAGCCGGCGTTGGTTCGTCAGCTACCTAGAGAGCCGGGTAAGCGCGAATCGCGTTTTATCGAACTCATCAGCGAGGCAGAGGCGCAGCTCGATACTCAACTGGCAACGCAGCTAGCGCCAGAACTAGGGCAAGCGAGTAGCCAGGCAAATGATGAGCTTGTGGAGCGCGTCGCACTGCTCGAGCAGCAAGTGGCCGAACTAAAACAGCAAGTTGCCGAACTCTTAGGCAAAATTTAA
- a CDS encoding ABC transporter permease subunit encodes MDNLTPRSSWNAALVLARFELKKILFSTRGMIGLATFALTWCLILWYPIRQASIYLFSPDFKKLLEGVFGAANVGELLSWDVAEMAILWVAALYLFPIFSLFVGADQFASDKARGSFRFLTLRVSRDTLFFGRVTGYLLIQAILLILTLLATLLLVAYRDTALVWAAMGSGVLVFINIMIVLAPFTAMMAILSLHANSARQASIYAVLFLAGSTIANGIISYYLPGLSNILQWLVPGAQLDMMINTQGLSSLAIAAIPLLQAGVLLLLGRSYMARIAL; translated from the coding sequence TTGGATAATCTTACTCCTCGCAGTTCATGGAACGCAGCCTTGGTGTTGGCCAGGTTCGAACTGAAAAAAATCCTCTTTAGCACAAGAGGCATGATAGGCCTGGCCACCTTTGCGCTAACCTGGTGCCTCATCCTCTGGTACCCCATAAGACAGGCTTCTATCTACCTGTTTTCACCTGACTTTAAGAAACTACTCGAGGGCGTATTTGGCGCCGCCAATGTGGGAGAACTGCTCTCGTGGGACGTGGCCGAGATGGCCATTCTCTGGGTCGCCGCGCTATACCTCTTCCCCATCTTCAGCCTGTTTGTGGGCGCCGATCAATTTGCCTCTGACAAGGCCAGAGGTAGCTTTCGCTTCCTCACCCTGAGAGTCAGCCGCGACACCCTGTTCTTCGGTCGAGTCACTGGCTATCTGCTGATCCAGGCGATACTGCTGATACTCACTCTGTTGGCGACACTATTACTAGTGGCCTATCGCGACACGGCTTTGGTATGGGCAGCCATGGGATCAGGGGTATTGGTGTTTATCAATATCATGATCGTCCTGGCCCCCTTTACCGCCATGATGGCAATCTTATCACTGCACGCCAACTCGGCGAGACAGGCGAGCATCTATGCTGTGTTGTTCTTGGCGGGTAGCACCATAGCCAACGGCATTATCTCCTATTATCTACCTGGACTCAGTAACATACTGCAATGGCTGGTGCCCGGTGCCCAGCTCGATATGATGATCAATACCCAGGGCCTGAGCAGCCTTGCCATAGCAGCCATTCCCCTGCTTCAGGCCGGTGTACTCCTGCTATTAGGAAGAAGTTATATGGCGAGGATCGCACTATGA
- a CDS encoding ABC transporter ATP-binding protein, with the protein MKLITCKALSKQFGSKRALNDINLELSAGQPIALVGPNGAGKTTLFSLLCGYIRPTEGAVKILGHAPGSTALLGKVAALPQDARLDPNLTIAAQLELFAQLQGFNAAAARRECQRVLALVDLAEVAPQKPSSLSHGMSKRVSIAQALIGSPELVLLDEPTAGLDPANAKAIRELVRAQIGKTTFVISSHNLAELEKLCDKVLYLDKGVLNQSISIQDEQADEYLTLTMQSCDDEALMAALEALPQVISVKSSQSMEFVIHYQVTAGFALETELFALFNRQDWRYRAIQRGRTLEDKLFSQA; encoded by the coding sequence ATGAAGCTAATCACCTGTAAGGCGCTGAGCAAGCAGTTCGGCAGTAAACGCGCACTCAACGACATCAACCTGGAACTTAGCGCTGGCCAGCCAATCGCCTTGGTCGGCCCCAACGGTGCGGGCAAGACCACCCTGTTTTCGCTGCTGTGTGGCTATATTCGCCCTACAGAGGGAGCTGTGAAGATCTTAGGACACGCCCCTGGGAGCACGGCGCTCCTGGGTAAGGTTGCCGCCCTGCCCCAGGATGCGAGGCTCGACCCTAACCTCACCATAGCGGCGCAGCTGGAGCTGTTTGCCCAGTTACAAGGCTTTAATGCCGCCGCGGCGCGCCGGGAGTGCCAGCGGGTGTTGGCCTTGGTTGATCTGGCAGAGGTTGCTCCGCAAAAGCCCTCCTCTCTTAGCCATGGCATGAGCAAGCGGGTGTCGATTGCCCAGGCACTCATAGGTTCTCCCGAGTTGGTACTGCTCGATGAGCCGACCGCGGGGCTGGATCCCGCTAACGCCAAGGCGATACGTGAGTTAGTGCGCGCTCAGATAGGCAAGACCACCTTCGTCATCAGCTCACACAACCTGGCGGAGCTGGAGAAGCTGTGTGACAAGGTACTCTATCTGGATAAAGGCGTGCTGAATCAATCTATCTCGATTCAGGACGAGCAGGCCGACGAATATCTGACCCTCACCATGCAGAGCTGCGACGACGAGGCGCTGATGGCGGCGCTAGAGGCGCTGCCTCAGGTCATATCGGTGAAATCCAGTCAGAGCATGGAGTTTGTGATCCACTATCAGGTCACGGCAGGCTTCGCGTTGGAAACCGAGCTGTTCGCCCTCTTCAATCGCCAAGACTGGCGCTACCGGGCCATTCAACGAGGCCGCACCCTGGAAGACAAGCTGTTCTCACAGGCTTAA
- a CDS encoding cold-shock protein — protein MSQVTGVVKWFNSDKGFGFIEQESGPDVFVHFRAINSDGFKTLDEGQKVQFTVTQGQKGPQAENVTVI, from the coding sequence ATGTCTCAAGTTACTGGCGTTGTTAAGTGGTTCAACTCTGACAAAGGTTTTGGTTTTATCGAGCAAGAGTCTGGCCCAGACGTTTTCGTACACTTCCGTGCGATCAACTCTGACGGTTTCAAAACTCTAGACGAAGGTCAGAAAGTGCAGTTCACTGTGACTCAAGGTCAAAAAGGTCCACAAGCTGAGAACGTAACTGTTATCTAA